One Acidimicrobiia bacterium DNA segment encodes these proteins:
- a CDS encoding recombinase family protein encodes MRVAGYVRESADADRFRTAFAQNEDLRRYCSERALLMVAVCQDLRQSGHATGRDGYLSLLGVIAAGAVDAVVVAGLDTISDEAAAQELALWDLRRRGVQVLSTRPEDGSVLGGGGLDVRRDAMREVLEQLTEPSVPMAAPPSDAAIAPDGDVLVQIIAADDAERRAAS; translated from the coding sequence ATGCGGGTAGCGGGGTACGTGCGTGAGTCGGCGGATGCCGACCGATTTCGAACGGCATTCGCCCAGAACGAGGATCTGCGTCGCTACTGCTCCGAACGGGCCCTCCTCATGGTGGCCGTCTGTCAGGACCTGCGGCAGTCGGGTCACGCCACCGGTCGCGATGGCTACCTGAGCCTGCTCGGGGTGATCGCTGCCGGCGCCGTCGATGCCGTCGTGGTCGCCGGTCTCGACACGATCTCTGACGAGGCCGCTGCGCAGGAACTCGCCCTCTGGGACCTGAGGCGTCGCGGGGTGCAGGTGCTCAGCACCCGACCCGAGGACGGGAGCGTGCTCGGTGGTGGGGGATTGGACGTGCGGCGTGACGCGATGCGCGAGGTCCTCGAACAGCTCACCGAGCCGTCGGTCCCGATGGCGGCGCCCCCCAGCGACGCCGCCATCGCCCCGGACGGTGACGTGCTGGTGCAGATCATCGCCGCCGACGACGCCGAACGCCGCGCCGCCTCCTGA
- a CDS encoding HNH endonuclease — protein sequence MAHALVLNATYEPLSVVPTRRAIVLVVREKAVLVHARQEMWASERLTVPAPSVIRLTRYVRVPYHRRTPLSRRAVFARDLGRCQYCGRSAENLDHVVPRSRGGDHSWENVVASCRRCNTRKGDRTPEEAGMDLDRSPRPPRAHGWLLIGLTSAPHPTWVEYLGVAV from the coding sequence ATGGCGCATGCGCTGGTTCTCAACGCGACCTACGAACCGCTGTCGGTGGTACCGACACGGCGGGCGATCGTGCTCGTCGTGCGGGAGAAAGCGGTGCTGGTCCACGCGCGCCAGGAGATGTGGGCCTCGGAGCGGCTGACCGTCCCGGCGCCGAGCGTCATCCGACTCACCAGGTACGTGCGGGTCCCCTACCACCGACGCACCCCGCTGAGTCGCCGAGCCGTCTTCGCCCGGGATCTCGGACGATGCCAGTACTGCGGACGATCCGCCGAGAACCTCGACCACGTGGTACCGAGATCCCGCGGCGGGGATCACTCATGGGAGAACGTCGTCGCTTCATGCCGACGATGCAACACCCGCAAGGGTGACCGGACTCCGGAAGAGGCGGGCATGGATCTCGACCGGTCGCCGAGGCCACCCCGTGCCCACGGTTGGCTCCTCATCGGACTCACCTCGGCCCCGCACCCCACGTGGGTCGAGTACCTGGGAGTGGCGGTCTAA
- a CDS encoding SDR family NAD(P)-dependent oxidoreductase, with translation MLDGRRILVTGASSGIGRGLSEVYAAAGATVWGVGRDPDRLDETARACPDGAFIAVRADLTAPDGPKTVFDSLDGSPLDVVVHAAGLLGPANTTLADYPDDAWEQVFAVNLTAVQHLHRAVLPALDSGRRPAVIALSSTVGREARAGWGAYAISKHALEAWVATLALEWSGRAYSVNPGATRTPMRAAAAPGEDPMTLPTPQDISPVFLRLARSDADEPSGGRYDARDHLDG, from the coding sequence GTGCTCGACGGCCGTCGGATTCTCGTCACCGGTGCCTCGTCCGGGATCGGACGCGGTCTCTCCGAGGTCTATGCCGCGGCGGGCGCCACCGTGTGGGGGGTGGGACGCGACCCGGATCGGCTCGACGAGACCGCGCGGGCGTGCCCCGATGGTGCCTTCATCGCGGTGCGTGCCGACCTCACCGCACCGGATGGGCCCAAGACCGTCTTCGACTCACTGGATGGTTCCCCACTCGATGTCGTGGTCCACGCCGCCGGCCTCCTCGGCCCGGCCAACACGACGCTGGCCGACTACCCCGACGACGCTTGGGAGCAGGTGTTCGCCGTCAACCTCACCGCGGTGCAGCACCTACACCGTGCCGTCCTCCCCGCCCTCGACTCGGGCCGCCGCCCGGCGGTGATCGCCCTGTCGAGCACCGTGGGACGAGAGGCGCGCGCCGGCTGGGGGGCGTACGCCATCTCCAAGCACGCGTTGGAGGCGTGGGTGGCCACCCTGGCGCTCGAATGGAGCGGACGCGCCTACTCGGTCAACCCAGGGGCCACCCGGACCCCGATGCGTGCTGCAGCGGCACCCGGGGAAGATCCGATGACCCTTCCCACACCGCAGGACATCTCACCGGTCTTCCTGCGCCTGGCCCGCAGCGACGCCGACGAACCCTCGGGCGGTCGGTACGACGCCAGGGATCACCTGGACGGCTGA
- the mraZ gene encoding division/cell wall cluster transcriptional repressor MraZ: protein MFNGEYRHSVDEKGRLVLPAKHRAALAPGLVLTKGQDRTLYVFTLDRWTEEVDRVNSLPRSNLKNRNYARSFFGGASDQTLDKQGRLVIPATLREYAGIDREVVVLGVGDRIEVWALDAWNEMAGEADRSFADLEEAFDGEGM, encoded by the coding sequence GTGTTCAACGGCGAATATCGCCACAGCGTGGACGAGAAGGGCCGCCTCGTGCTGCCCGCCAAGCACCGCGCCGCCCTCGCCCCTGGCCTGGTCCTCACCAAGGGCCAGGACCGCACCCTGTACGTCTTCACGCTCGATAGGTGGACCGAGGAGGTCGACCGGGTCAACAGCCTTCCGCGCAGCAACCTGAAGAACCGCAACTACGCACGGTCCTTCTTTGGTGGGGCCAGCGATCAGACCCTCGACAAGCAGGGACGCTTGGTCATTCCCGCCACCCTGCGCGAGTACGCCGGGATCGACCGCGAGGTCGTGGTGCTCGGCGTCGGCGATCGCATCGAGGTCTGGGCCCTCGATGCGTGGAACGAGATGGCCGGCGAAGCCGACAGGTCCTTCGCCGACCTCGAAGAAGCCTTCGACGGCGAAGGAATGTGA
- the rsmH gene encoding 16S rRNA (cytosine(1402)-N(4))-methyltransferase RsmH, whose product MERSTYHQPVMAAEVVDLLVPAWERVIVDGTFGGGGHTRALLAAKTGPQIIALDRDPDAASNAVDLGPRVRFHLADFRQADRILEEEEINEIDGAVLDLGVSSHQLDVGERGFSYRVAGPLDMRMGPDSTISADDVVNRWSHEDLAGIIRRFGEDRHAGRIAAAIVRNRPIGDTGELAAVVADAVPARSRDRGHPARRTFQAIRVAVNDELAALADGLDVLMRLLRPGGRLVVISYHSLEDRVVKRRFVAGARGCVCPPDFPVCGCGREPEFRIITRGAVRPSSEEVETNPRARSARLRAVERV is encoded by the coding sequence ATGGAGCGGAGCACGTACCACCAGCCGGTGATGGCCGCCGAGGTCGTCGATCTGCTCGTCCCTGCCTGGGAACGGGTGATCGTCGACGGAACCTTCGGGGGCGGCGGGCACACGCGCGCCCTCCTCGCCGCGAAGACCGGCCCTCAGATCATCGCCCTGGATCGGGATCCCGACGCGGCGAGCAACGCCGTCGACCTCGGGCCACGCGTCCGCTTTCACCTCGCCGACTTCAGACAGGCCGACCGGATACTCGAGGAGGAGGAGATCAATGAGATCGATGGAGCCGTCCTGGACCTCGGAGTCTCGTCACATCAGCTCGACGTGGGGGAGCGAGGCTTCTCGTATCGAGTCGCCGGCCCTCTCGACATGCGGATGGGCCCGGACTCGACCATCAGCGCCGACGATGTCGTCAATCGCTGGTCGCATGAGGACCTCGCCGGGATCATCAGACGCTTCGGCGAGGATCGTCACGCCGGCCGTATCGCTGCGGCCATCGTCCGCAATCGACCGATCGGCGACACCGGCGAGCTCGCCGCGGTCGTGGCCGACGCGGTGCCTGCCCGATCCCGCGATCGCGGCCATCCGGCTCGCCGGACGTTCCAGGCCATCCGAGTCGCCGTCAACGACGAGCTGGCGGCTCTGGCCGATGGTCTCGACGTCCTCATGCGGCTGTTGCGACCAGGAGGTCGGCTGGTCGTGATTTCCTATCACTCGCTGGAGGATCGGGTGGTCAAGCGCCGGTTCGTCGCCGGTGCCCGCGGCTGTGTCTGTCCGCCTGACTTCCCGGTGTGTGGGTGCGGGCGCGAGCCCGAGTTCCGGATCATCACCCGTGGTGCGGTTCGACCGTCGTCCGAAGAGGTGGAGACCAATCCGCGTGCCCGCAGCGCCCGGCTCAGAGCGGTGGAGCGGGTCTGA
- a CDS encoding penicillin-binding protein 2, which yields MYEQPRRGLETRLVAVGILLVVAWGSVGYRLTIVQGAQAEEFADRGRSQWLSSQTLAADRGTIFDANGRELAVTVDAVTIVANPTEMPDRGEVAWRIAPLVGRDPGELYEAFQGDTHFVYVARQVDEAIAEPIREADLPGIHFLVEPKRVYPLGDLAAHVVGFVQSDENRGLEGIELQYDEALAGTPGALLVERDPQGRVIPLGSYDVVPAEPGSDLVLTIVSEIQYEAEQALSDAMERTGSAAGSVLVVDVATGEILAMVNAPAFDPNDRRTLVSDALRNRAVTDVFEPGSTQKIVTIAAAIDSGSVTAATYFDIPERIERHDTTFEDSIDMLGPHTVTEIVTNSSNLGTILIGERIGATTLHRYLDAFGAGRATGIDYPGEPSGLLRPPEEWCVTTCLAGTSIGYRVSVTLLQMAMVYAAIANDGVWIQPHLVREVIDGDGASRPTLPSERRVVSSETAEILLAMLEAVVDRGTGTRAAVPGHRVGGKTGTTERYDFELQRYSDSDVVASFIGVAPIDNPRVVIAVVLDSPTNDASGGRGAAPVFARVALATLNQLGVPPNAP from the coding sequence ATGTACGAGCAGCCGCGTCGCGGCCTGGAGACCCGGCTCGTGGCCGTCGGGATCCTGCTCGTCGTCGCCTGGGGATCCGTTGGCTACCGGCTGACCATCGTCCAGGGAGCGCAGGCCGAGGAGTTCGCCGACCGCGGTCGCAGCCAGTGGCTCAGCAGCCAAACCCTCGCCGCCGACCGGGGCACGATCTTCGACGCGAATGGCCGCGAACTGGCGGTGACGGTCGACGCGGTCACCATCGTGGCCAATCCGACGGAGATGCCCGATCGGGGTGAGGTCGCCTGGCGGATTGCTCCGCTCGTCGGGCGGGATCCCGGCGAGTTGTACGAGGCGTTCCAGGGCGACACCCACTTCGTCTACGTGGCCCGCCAGGTCGACGAGGCCATCGCCGAGCCGATCCGTGAAGCAGATCTGCCCGGGATCCACTTCCTCGTGGAACCCAAGCGGGTCTACCCCCTCGGCGATCTCGCCGCCCACGTCGTCGGCTTCGTCCAGAGCGACGAGAACCGGGGTCTGGAGGGCATCGAGCTGCAGTATGACGAAGCGTTGGCCGGAACCCCCGGCGCACTCCTCGTCGAACGCGATCCACAGGGCCGGGTGATCCCCCTGGGCAGCTACGACGTGGTCCCCGCCGAGCCGGGGAGCGACCTGGTGCTCACCATCGTGTCCGAGATCCAGTACGAGGCCGAGCAGGCCCTGTCCGATGCGATGGAGCGCACCGGCTCGGCGGCCGGCTCGGTGCTCGTGGTGGATGTCGCAACCGGCGAGATCCTCGCCATGGTCAACGCCCCCGCCTTCGACCCGAACGACCGCCGTACGCTGGTCTCCGATGCGCTGCGCAACCGGGCGGTCACCGACGTGTTCGAGCCGGGGTCCACGCAGAAGATCGTTACCATCGCCGCTGCCATCGACAGCGGCTCGGTGACCGCCGCCACCTACTTCGACATCCCTGAGCGCATCGAGCGACACGACACGACCTTCGAGGATTCCATCGACATGCTCGGCCCGCACACGGTCACCGAGATCGTCACCAACTCGTCGAACCTCGGGACGATCCTTATCGGAGAGCGCATCGGTGCCACCACGCTGCACCGGTATCTCGACGCCTTCGGTGCGGGACGCGCCACCGGCATCGACTATCCGGGGGAGCCGAGCGGTTTGTTACGCCCACCGGAGGAGTGGTGTGTGACCACCTGCCTCGCCGGCACCTCCATCGGCTACCGCGTCTCGGTGACACTGCTGCAGATGGCGATGGTGTACGCCGCCATCGCCAACGACGGGGTCTGGATACAGCCCCACCTGGTTCGAGAGGTGATAGACGGTGATGGAGCCAGCCGGCCCACCCTGCCCTCCGAGCGTCGCGTCGTGTCCTCTGAAACGGCGGAGATACTGCTCGCCATGCTCGAAGCCGTGGTCGATCGCGGCACGGGAACCCGCGCCGCCGTTCCCGGCCATCGGGTTGGGGGAAAGACGGGGACGACAGAGCGGTACGACTTCGAGCTCCAGCGATACAGCGACAGCGACGTGGTCGCCAGCTTCATCGGAGTCGCCCCGATCGACAATCCGCGCGTCGTGATCGCCGTCGTCCTCGACAG